The Knoellia sp. S7-12 region GGCCTCGCCCTCGCGGTCCTCATCTGTTGCCAAATACAACTCAGTAGAGCTCTTCAGTGCCTTCTTGAGCTCGGCGACCTTCTTCTTCTTGTCGGCGTCGACGACGTAGTAGGGCTCGAAGTCGTTGTCGACGTCGACACCGAAGCGGCCGAAGGGGCCCTTCTTCATGTCGGCGGGCATCTCCGACGGGGTGGGGATGTCGCGGATGTGGCCGACGGACGCCTCAACGATCCAGTCGGGGCCGAGATAGCCGGCGATGGTCTTGGCCTTCGCGGGTGACTCGACGATGACGAGCTTGCGGCCCGTGCTGGTCGGACTCATGGCGTACCTGTCCTTTGCTGATCACCTCGTGCAGCGGATTCGTCGCTGCTCCGACGAGGGAACGACAAGGACGGTACAGGTAGGGGTCAGTTCGTCGTTTCGAGGCCCAACACCTCGGACAGTCGGGCGCGCATCACATCGCGGTTGGGACTGACGCCGTGCCACAGCTCGATCGCGACCGCGCCCTGGGCAACGAGCATGCCCAGTCCGTCGAGGGTCTGCGCCCCGCGTTGCGCTGCCGCGCGCAGGTATGCCGTGTGCGGTGGATTCGGGATGACGTCGGCTACCAGCAGATCGGGTCTGAGGCTGTCGAGGTCGATGTCGATGAGGGCCTCGGCGTCACCCAGCCCGACCGACGTGGCGTTGACGACGACATCGGCACTGGCGGGGACGGCATACGCGCTGGTCCACGGCCGGAAGTCCGCTTCGGCGTCGGTGCGCTCTGCGACGAGGGTGGCGAGCGATTCGGCGCGCCCGACGCTGCGGTTGACGATGGTGATATGACCGGCACCGGCGAGCGCCATCTCGATGGCGATGGCCCGGCCGGCCCCGCCCGCACCGAGGACGACCACATGGGTGCCGCCCGGGTGGCGCAGCTCGCGCAACGCCTCGACGAAGCCGCGACCGTCGGTGTTCTCGCCGATGAGGCCACCGTCGCGTGCCACGACACAGTTCACCGCACCGATGAGCTCGGCCGACTCGCCGAGCCCGTCGAGGTGGTCGATGACCGCGACCTTGTGCGGCATCGAGCAGTTGAACCCCACCCAGCCCATGGCCCGGGCGCCGATGATCGCGTCGGCGAGGTCGGCGGAGGCCACGTCGCAGTTGACGTAGCGGGCGTCGAGCCCGGCTGCCGCGTAGGCCGCCTCCATCATCGCGACCGTCGGGTTGTCATCCGCCGGGGTGGAGAAGGACCCGGACAGCACGCTGAGGAAGCTCTTGGACATGACTCACCCTCCCACCGGGAAGGTGCGTTGGCCATGGAACGGGAGCGTGCGGCATACCCGCTGGCGGTTCAGGGAATGATGAGCGACTTGCCCTGTGCGTGGAACTCGCCCTGTCGACGCAGGACCTCGGGCGCGTCCTCGAGGGACCAACGCTGCTCGATGAGGGGCTCGAGTCGCCCGGCGGAGACCTGCTCGGCGAGCCAGGCCTGGTCGGCCACGCTGCGTGACGCGACCTTGAACGCGGGTGCCTTCTCACCGGTGAAGGCGAAGTAGAGCGGGACGCTCAGCATGCGGGGCATGGGCTTGACCCACTTGGTCTTGGGGGCCGTGATCGACACGTAGGTGCCACCCTTGACGAGGAGTTTGCGGCAGTCGCGCAGGGGCAGCGTCCCGGCGTTGTCGAAGAAGACGTCGAACCGGTCGCCGAGATCGCGGACGTCCTCTCGGGTGTAGTCGATGACGCGGTCCGCGCCACCGGCCAGGGCGGCGTCGACATTGCGAGTGCTGCACACCGCGGTGATGTGGCTGGCTCCGAGGATCTTGGCGAGGCGCACGGCGAAGCTGCCCACTCCACCCGACGCACCGGCGATGAGGACTCGTTGTCCGTCCCGCAGGTTGCCCCAGTCGCGCAGGCCCTGGAGTGCGGTCTCGGCGGCGACCCCCAACGTGGTGGCCTGCTCGCGCGAGACACCGTCGGGCAGGGGGAGCCACCAGTCCTCTGGTGCCAGGGCGTACTCGGCGAAGCCGCCGCCGTCGATCTCACCGAAGACCTGGTCGCCGACGTGGTGGAGGGTCACGCCCTCACCGACCGCGACCACCTCGCCGGAGGCGTCAGCGCCCGGGACCTGTCGCTTGGGCCGGCGCAGGCCGAGGCTCGGTCGGGCAAACATCGGCAGGCCGGTGAGGTAGTGCCAGTCGAGCGCGTTGACCGAGGCCGCGCGAACCCGGACGAGGACCTCGCCGGCGGCCGGCTGTGGTGTGGGGACAGTCCGCACCGACACGACCTCCTCGGGGGCGTCGTAGCGCTCATGGAATGCCGAGCGCATCGTCGCGGGGACGGATGTTGCGGCGTGCTCTCCGGCGGGGGACTGGGCGGTGGGGGTCTGCGTTGACTCGGTCATGACGTTCTCCAGTGGCTCAGCGACGGCGGGGCTCGCCGACTACTTACGCTGTAAGGTAGGGCTTACGGCGTAAGTACGTCAATGGCCCAAACGGATACGATGCGCACCGACAGGAGGACACCGTGACCAACCCCGCGAGACGCACCGCTGGCAGCCGCGCCACCCGCAGGCCCCTCAGCCGTGACCGGGTGCTCCGTCGCGCCGTGAAGCTCGCCGACACCTCCGGGCTGGAGGCCGTCTCGATGCGTCGGCTGGGCACCGACCTCGGCGTCGAGGCGATGTCGCTCTACAACCACGTGGCCAACAAGGAGGCGCTCCTGGACGCCATGGTCGAGCACGTCGGGGCCGAGCTCAACGCGGAGATGGGCGAGCTTGCCGCCGAGGCAGCCATCGACCCGGCACAGGACTGGAAGAGCGCGCTGAGAGCCCGCGCCCTGGCCGCACGCGTCGTCATGCTGCGACACCCCTGGATGCCGACCGTGCTGCAATCCCGCACCACGATGAGCCTCGAGGTCATCCGCTACTTCGACGGTGTCGTCGCGATCCTCATGGCCGGCGGGTTCGGCCACGACCTCACCCACCACGCGCTCCACGCCCTCGGCAGTCGCGTCCTCGGCTTCAGCCAGGAGCTCTTCGACCCGGGCGATGGCAGCGAGGACAACTCCGAGGAGGTCCTCGCCCAGATGGCCGAGCTCGTGCCCCACCTCGTGGCGATGCTGGCGAACGCCGCCCACACCGACGGCCCCGAGCAGACGCTCGGGTGGTGCGATGACCAGACCGAGTTCGAGTTCGGGCTCGACGTCACCCTCGACGGCCTCGAACGCCGCCACCCCAGCAAGGCCTGACGGACGCGGAAGGCGAGCGGGCGGCATACGCCGCACTGTTGTGTTCTGGTCGTGAATGCGACTTGACCCTCACGCGACGTGAGGCAGGACGGTTGTTCCATGAAGACACAGACTGCGATGCGTGAAACTACTGGCGTGGATGAACTGCTCACGGTGGGACAGGTGGCGCAGACCTTCGGGGTGACGGTGCGAACGCTGCACCACTACGACGAGGTCGGGCTGCTGAGCCCGTCGGAGCGTTCACGCGCCGGCTATCGCCTCTACACCCCGGACGACCTGGAGCGCCTGGCGACGATCGTCACCTATCGGCGGCTGGACCTGCCCCTCGACGAGGTGGCGGCCCTGCTCCGCGGTGACGGCTCGACTCTCGAGCACCTTCGCCGCCAGCGCGACGCGGTCATGGACAAGGTCGAGGAGCTGCACGGGCTCATCGACGCGATCGATCGAGCACTGGAGAGAGAGATGAACGAGCAGCCGGCAACCCGCGAGGACCTCAAGGAGATCTTCGGCGACGGGTTCAAGGACGAGTACCAGGACGAGGCGCAGGAGCGTTGGGGCGAGACCGATGCCTGGAAGCAGTCGGCTCGTCGGACCAAGAACTACACGGTCGCGGACTGGGAGAAGGTCAAGACCGAGTCGGCCGCGGTCAACGACGCGTTCGTCGCGGCGCTACGGGCGGGCCTGCCGGCGACGTCGCCCGAGGCGATGGACGCCGCCGAGGAGCATCGGGTCCAGATCGACACGTGGTTCTACGACTGCACGCACGACTTCCAGCGCAACCTCGCCGACATGTATGTCGCCGACCCGCGCTTCACGAAGACGTACGAGGACATCGCACCGGGACTCGCGGTCTATGTGCGGGAGGCGATCCACGCGAACGCCGACCGCCACGCCTGAGTCCCCACTTTTGCTCCCCATGGTGGTTTCTGAGGGATCCGGAGGGTTTATCGCCCTCCGGATCCTTCAGTTTCCTTCCGGTCGCCGGGGCAGCGGCGTATGCCGTCCGCTCGCCAAGTGAGTACGTCGGGTTCGCCTGTCCTCGCGCTCGCCTAGGCTTGGGCGCGTGACACAGGGACTCTTCATCGCCTTCGAGGGCGGCGACGGCGCGGGCAAGTCGACCCAAGTGCGTCTGCTCGCGGCTGCCCTCGAGGATCTGGGGCGTGAGGTCGTCGTGACGCGGCAGCCCGGCGGGACGCCTCTGGGTGCCCAGATCCGTGACCTCGTCCTGCACGGCGACCATGTGTCATCGCGGGCCGAGGCCCTGCTCTTTGCCGCGGACAAGGCGCACCACGTCGACCAGCTCATCCGCCCGTCGATGGACCGGGGAGCCGTCGTCATCACCGACCGCTACACCGACTCGGCCGTCGCCTATCAGGGCGCAGGCCGGGACCTCGGTGCTCTCGAGGTGCACAACCTGCAGATGTGGGCAGTCGGTTCGCTGGTGCCTGACCTGACCGTCATTGTCGACGTGAGTGCGCAGGAGGGGCGTCGTCGTCGTGGCGAGGTCCACGACCGCCTCGAGGCCGAGGCCGACACCTTCCACGACGCCATCCGCCACCACTACCTCGCCATGGCCCAAGGGTCACCGGAGCGCTACCTCGTCGTCGACGGCACGACCGCGCCTGACGAGATCCACGCGGCCGTCTTGGGGCGGCTCGAGTCGTCGGGTCTGCTCGAAGGTGGGGGCGCATGAGCGTCTGGCGCGACGTCATCGGGCAGGACCCGGCCATCGCGACCCTGTCGCGCGCCGTGGCCGACCCGGCTGCGATGACCCACGCGTGGCTGTTCACCGGTCCGCCGGGTTCCGGTCGTTCGGTGGCGGCGCGCGCCTTCGCGGCCGCACTGCAGTGTCCGCAGGGCGGGTGTGGCGAGTGCCGTGAGTGCCGGACCGCGGCCGACGGCACCCATGCCGATGTCGACGTCATCGCGACCGAAGGTCTCTCGATCAAGGTCGAGCAGGCCCGTGACCTTGTCGGACTCGCGGCCCACCGCCCGTCGGTCGGTCGCTTCCGCGTGATCATCGTCGAGGACGCCGACCGGCTCACCGAGCGTGCCGCCGACGCTCTGCTCAAGGCGTTGGAGGAGCCGGTTCCGCGCACGGTGTGGATGCTGTGCGCACCCTCGGTCGAGGATGTCATCATCACGATCCGCTCGCGCTCGCGGCAGGTGCGCCTGCGCACCCCGTCGGTCGAGGCGGTGGCTGACCTGCTCGTGCGTCGCGATGGCGTCGATCCACCGATGGCCATGTATGCCGCCCGCGCGGCTCAGTCGCACGTCGGCCTTGCGCGTCGGTTGGCTCGCGACGAGCACGCCCGCATCCGCCGGCACGACGTCATCACCCTCGCGTCCAAGATCCGCACCGTCGGCGACGCGATCGACGCAGCCTCCGACCTGTCGACGATCGCCACCGAGGAGTCACAGGCGTCCTCGGCCGAACGTGACGCCGCCGAGAAGGCCAGGCTCCTGGAGATCCTGGGCGGCGACCCGTCGGCGCGAACCCAACCCCCGCACATCCGCTCTCAGGTGTCGTCCCTCGAGAAGGATCAGAAGGCCAGGGCCACGAGGTTCTCGCGAGACATGATGGACCGGGCACTCGTCGACCTGCTGTCGGTCTATCGCGACGCGCTGGTGCTGCACACCGGTGCTCAGACGGCCCTCGTCAACGAGGATGCCCGCCAGACCGTGCAGCAGGTCGCCCAAGTGCTCTCACCCGTGCGGGTGCTCGTGGCGATGGATGCGATCGGCACGGCGCGGGAGCGGATCGCCGCCAACGTCCAGCCGTTGCTCGCCCTCGAGGCGATGGCGCTCGAGCTCCGGCTGCCCCGCTGAAGTCGCATCGACCACGCAACGGGTGCACACGGCATACCCTCAGGGTCGGCCCGTAGGGTCGTCGCCATGCTGCGTCGTGTCGCCCCCATCGCTGCCCTGACCAGCGTTGCCCTCCTGCTGTCGGGCTGCTCTGCCGTCGAGGATCTGTTCGACCGCGGGCCGGACACTGCCGCGTCAGTGGCGCCGACAACGCCGCCCGCGGGGATGGAGGGCATGGACACGTTCTATGCGCAGCAACTGCAGTGGGCCCAGTGCGATGGCGGACAGTGCGCCGAGCTCGAGGTGCCTCAGGACTACGCGAAGCCGGATGGCGAGACCATCAAGGTCGCGGTGATTCGCGTCCCGGCACGCAAGCAGTCACAGCGGATCGGTGCCCTCGTCGTCAATCCGGGCGGGCCGGGAGGGTCCGGGGTCGACTATGCGAAGGCCGCTGACTTCATCGTGGGTTCCGGTGTGCGCCAACGCTTTGACGTTGTGGGCTTCGACCCGCGCGGTGTCGGGCGCTCGGCACCGATCGACTGTCTGAGTGAGGGCGAGCTCGACCAGTTCCTCGGGGCCGAGCAGACGCCGGACGACGCTGCCGAGCAGGAGGCCTTTGCTGCGAACGCCAAGGGATTTGCGGAGAAGTGCGGTGCCAACGCCGGACCACTG contains the following coding sequences:
- a CDS encoding TetR/AcrR family transcriptional regulator C-terminal domain-containing protein; translation: MTNPARRTAGSRATRRPLSRDRVLRRAVKLADTSGLEAVSMRRLGTDLGVEAMSLYNHVANKEALLDAMVEHVGAELNAEMGELAAEAAIDPAQDWKSALRARALAARVVMLRHPWMPTVLQSRTTMSLEVIRYFDGVVAILMAGGFGHDLTHHALHALGSRVLGFSQELFDPGDGSEDNSEEVLAQMAELVPHLVAMLANAAHTDGPEQTLGWCDDQTEFEFGLDVTLDGLERRHPSKA
- a CDS encoding DNA polymerase III subunit delta', translating into MSVWRDVIGQDPAIATLSRAVADPAAMTHAWLFTGPPGSGRSVAARAFAAALQCPQGGCGECRECRTAADGTHADVDVIATEGLSIKVEQARDLVGLAAHRPSVGRFRVIIVEDADRLTERAADALLKALEEPVPRTVWMLCAPSVEDVIITIRSRSRQVRLRTPSVEAVADLLVRRDGVDPPMAMYAARAAQSHVGLARRLARDEHARIRRHDVITLASKIRTVGDAIDAASDLSTIATEESQASSAERDAAEKARLLEILGGDPSARTQPPHIRSQVSSLEKDQKARATRFSRDMMDRALVDLLSVYRDALVLHTGAQTALVNEDARQTVQQVAQVLSPVRVLVAMDAIGTARERIAANVQPLLALEAMALELRLPR
- a CDS encoding NAD(P)-dependent alcohol dehydrogenase translates to MTESTQTPTAQSPAGEHAATSVPATMRSAFHERYDAPEEVVSVRTVPTPQPAAGEVLVRVRAASVNALDWHYLTGLPMFARPSLGLRRPKRQVPGADASGEVVAVGEGVTLHHVGDQVFGEIDGGGFAEYALAPEDWWLPLPDGVSREQATTLGVAAETALQGLRDWGNLRDGQRVLIAGASGGVGSFAVRLAKILGASHITAVCSTRNVDAALAGGADRVIDYTREDVRDLGDRFDVFFDNAGTLPLRDCRKLLVKGGTYVSITAPKTKWVKPMPRMLSVPLYFAFTGEKAPAFKVASRSVADQAWLAEQVSAGRLEPLIEQRWSLEDAPEVLRRQGEFHAQGKSLIIP
- a CDS encoding MerR family transcriptional regulator, translating into MKTQTAMRETTGVDELLTVGQVAQTFGVTVRTLHHYDEVGLLSPSERSRAGYRLYTPDDLERLATIVTYRRLDLPLDEVAALLRGDGSTLEHLRRQRDAVMDKVEELHGLIDAIDRALEREMNEQPATREDLKEIFGDGFKDEYQDEAQERWGETDAWKQSARRTKNYTVADWEKVKTESAAVNDAFVAALRAGLPATSPEAMDAAEEHRVQIDTWFYDCTHDFQRNLADMYVADPRFTKTYEDIAPGLAVYVREAIHANADRHA
- the aroE gene encoding shikimate dehydrogenase, with the translated sequence MSKSFLSVLSGSFSTPADDNPTVAMMEAAYAAAGLDARYVNCDVASADLADAIIGARAMGWVGFNCSMPHKVAVIDHLDGLGESAELIGAVNCVVARDGGLIGENTDGRGFVEALRELRHPGGTHVVVLGAGGAGRAIAIEMALAGAGHITIVNRSVGRAESLATLVAERTDAEADFRPWTSAYAVPASADVVVNATSVGLGDAEALIDIDLDSLRPDLLVADVIPNPPHTAYLRAAAQRGAQTLDGLGMLVAQGAVAIELWHGVSPNRDVMRARLSEVLGLETTN
- the tmk gene encoding dTMP kinase is translated as MTQGLFIAFEGGDGAGKSTQVRLLAAALEDLGREVVVTRQPGGTPLGAQIRDLVLHGDHVSSRAEALLFAADKAHHVDQLIRPSMDRGAVVITDRYTDSAVAYQGAGRDLGALEVHNLQMWAVGSLVPDLTVIVDVSAQEGRRRRGEVHDRLEAEADTFHDAIRHHYLAMAQGSPERYLVVDGTTAPDEIHAAVLGRLESSGLLEGGGA